A DNA window from Chryseobacterium sp. MEBOG06 contains the following coding sequences:
- a CDS encoding NADPH-dependent FMN reductase yields the protein MKILAFAGSTSSTSINRELVKFVLRDFQDQEINLIDLNDFTMPVFSVDLEKKGFPDSAHQFLKVIEECDVIICSLAEHNRSYSAAFKNIFDWASRINVKVFQNKPMFLMSTSPGGYGGGNVMNTAKTFFPQFAADIRDTFSLPKFYENFDMESGVINPDMLTDLKNKIENFKIQVKNND from the coding sequence ATGAAAATATTAGCATTTGCAGGAAGCACTTCTTCCACCTCCATCAACAGAGAACTGGTAAAGTTTGTACTGCGGGATTTTCAGGATCAGGAAATCAACCTGATTGACCTCAACGATTTCACGATGCCCGTTTTTTCTGTAGATCTCGAAAAGAAAGGATTTCCGGACAGCGCTCATCAGTTTTTAAAAGTGATTGAAGAATGTGATGTTATTATCTGCTCTCTTGCTGAGCACAACAGATCTTACAGCGCTGCTTTTAAAAATATTTTTGACTGGGCATCAAGAATCAATGTAAAGGTATTTCAAAACAAACCTATGTTTCTGATGAGTACTTCTCCGGGAGGCTATGGCGGAGGAAATGTAATGAATACGGCGAAGACATTTTTCCCACAGTTTGCAGCAGATATCAGGGATACTTTTTCACTCCCTAAATTCTATGAAAATTTTGATATGGAAAGCGGAGTGATCAACCCTGATATGCTTACAGACCTGAAGAACAAAATAGAAAATTTTAAAATCCAGGTTAAAAACAATGACTAA
- a CDS encoding TMEM175 family protein — protein MTKGRLEAFSDGVLAIIITIMVLELKVPEGNTWTSLKPLLPKFLAYIFSFIYIGIYWNNHHHLFQTVKKVNGSILWANLHLLFWLSLMPIATEWIGTTGFAENPVAAYGMVLIMSAIAYTILENLIIRYEGENSQLKEAIHSKSKEYISIIFYVLGIATSFFYPYIAIGFYYIVALIWLIPDRRIEKSLKEN, from the coding sequence ATGACTAAAGGGAGATTAGAGGCTTTCAGTGATGGTGTACTTGCCATTATTATTACCATTATGGTGCTTGAGCTAAAAGTACCGGAAGGGAATACCTGGACCAGCCTCAAACCTCTTCTCCCAAAGTTTTTGGCTTATATTTTCAGTTTTATTTATATAGGAATCTATTGGAACAATCACCATCATTTGTTTCAAACGGTAAAGAAGGTTAACGGCAGTATTCTTTGGGCTAATCTTCATCTTTTATTCTGGCTATCCCTGATGCCTATCGCTACGGAATGGATCGGAACAACCGGTTTTGCAGAAAATCCTGTTGCAGCTTATGGAATGGTGCTCATTATGTCCGCCATTGCCTACACTATTCTGGAAAATCTGATTATAAGGTATGAAGGTGAAAATTCACAGCTCAAAGAGGCTATACATTCAAAATCTAAAGAATATATATCGATTATATTTTATGTACTCGGCATAGCAACTTCTTTTTTTTATCCTTATATTGCCATAGGTTTTTATTATATCGTGGCGCTCATATGGCTGATTCCGGACAGAAGAATCGAAAAATCATTAAAAGAAAATTAA
- a CDS encoding sodium:solute symporter, with translation MNPGTILLLFVFIYFIGLLVISYFTSRNSDNQSFFIGNKKSKWWLVAFGMIGTSLSGVTFISVPGTVGKMTGSEYIYGGFEYYMMVIGFFIGYFIVAAVLLPLYYKMNLTSIYTYLGRRFNVEAHKIGSIFFIISRAIGATARLYLVVNVLQIFLLEGLGVPFWVTSMVLLLMVLLYTFEGGVKTIVITDTLQTSFMIISLVACIIFILSNLNLSFGEAYTILGQKNYTHFINFDPNSKTFFLKTILGGIFITIAMTGLDQEMMQKNISVDNLKNSKKNMLTFAGTLLIVNLAFLFLGGLLYLFALQNGAEYGTINAETVTNIFGFKDSAGNIKNIMGDDLFPALSLQGYFPMFISIIFIIGLISALFPSADGALTAVTSSYCVDLLNLNEDKTKTEKEKKHLRMKVHLIFTVVFFILIMIFKALNDKSIVYLIMEIAGYTYGPLLGLFAFGIFTKFQISRKYSILAVTILAPVITYFINLAVTTYTDYRIGVELIVLNGLLTFIGLWLVKNKQYLKLVK, from the coding sequence ATGAATCCAGGAACTATCCTTTTGCTATTTGTTTTTATCTACTTTATCGGTCTTTTGGTGATTTCTTATTTTACCAGCCGTAATTCTGATAACCAGTCATTTTTTATCGGCAACAAGAAAAGCAAATGGTGGCTTGTGGCATTCGGAATGATAGGAACCAGCCTTAGTGGGGTTACTTTCATTTCAGTTCCGGGAACGGTAGGTAAGATGACCGGCTCCGAGTATATCTACGGAGGTTTTGAATATTATATGATGGTGATTGGTTTTTTCATCGGGTATTTTATTGTGGCTGCGGTGTTACTGCCATTGTATTATAAGATGAACCTGACTTCCATTTATACCTATTTGGGGAGAAGATTCAATGTAGAAGCTCACAAAATAGGATCAATATTTTTTATCATTTCAAGAGCAATTGGTGCTACAGCAAGGCTATACCTTGTAGTCAATGTATTGCAGATCTTCTTACTGGAAGGTCTAGGGGTTCCGTTTTGGGTAACTTCGATGGTCCTTTTGCTGATGGTCCTTTTATATACTTTTGAGGGAGGGGTAAAAACGATTGTGATTACAGATACTTTACAGACTTCTTTCATGATTATCAGTTTGGTGGCCTGTATTATTTTTATTCTTTCGAATCTAAATCTTTCTTTTGGGGAAGCTTATACTATTTTAGGGCAGAAAAATTACACGCATTTCATCAATTTTGATCCGAATTCCAAGACATTTTTCCTTAAAACCATTTTAGGCGGAATTTTTATTACTATTGCGATGACAGGTCTGGATCAGGAAATGATGCAGAAAAACATCTCGGTGGATAACCTTAAAAATTCAAAGAAAAATATGCTGACTTTCGCAGGAACTCTACTTATTGTGAATCTGGCATTCCTGTTTTTAGGTGGATTATTATATCTTTTTGCACTTCAGAACGGTGCAGAATATGGAACAATAAACGCTGAGACGGTAACTAATATTTTTGGGTTCAAAGATTCAGCAGGCAATATTAAAAATATCATGGGGGATGACCTTTTCCCGGCTTTATCTCTTCAGGGATATTTCCCGATGTTTATTTCCATTATTTTTATTATCGGACTTATTTCAGCATTATTCCCTTCTGCTGACGGGGCTTTGACTGCAGTAACAAGTTCATACTGTGTAGACCTTCTTAACCTTAATGAAGATAAGACGAAAACAGAAAAAGAAAAGAAACACCTTCGTATGAAAGTGCATTTGATTTTCACTGTAGTTTTCTTCATCTTAATTATGATTTTCAAAGCATTGAATGACAAATCTATTGTGTATCTGATCATGGAAATTGCCGGTTACACATATGGACCTCTTTTAGGACTTTTTGCTTTTGGGATTTTTACGAAATTTCAGATTTCCAGAAAGTATTCTATTCTTGCGGTTACCATTTTAGCCCCTGTTATTACTTATTTTATCAATTTGGCCGTTACAACATACACTGATTACAGAATTGGCGTGGAATTGATTGTTCTTAACGGGCTGCTAACGTTTATTGGTCTTTGGCTGGTGAAAAACAAGCAGTATCTGAAACTTGTAAAATAA
- a CDS encoding GNAT family N-acetyltransferase: MIEVKQNNDEKHGSFEAFIDGRRAGMMTYTWAGEERFIIDHTEVEEAYNGKGVGKEMLLAAVDFARKNGKKIIPLCPFAKASFQKSEDIQDVLVN; the protein is encoded by the coding sequence ATGATCGAAGTAAAACAAAACAACGACGAAAAACACGGAAGTTTTGAAGCTTTCATAGACGGAAGACGCGCAGGAATGATGACTTATACCTGGGCAGGAGAAGAAAGATTTATTATTGACCACACGGAGGTGGAAGAAGCCTACAACGGAAAAGGTGTAGGTAAAGAAATGCTTTTGGCAGCTGTAGATTTTGCCCGGAAGAACGGGAAAAAGATTATCCCCCTCTGCCCTTTTGCGAAAGCGAGTTTTCAAAAGAGTGAGGATATTCAGGATGTTTTGGTGAATTAA
- a CDS encoding OsmC family protein translates to MAVTVKASLGKTKYYTEVTAGENQIITDEPIDKGGQNKGFNPLEILATSLASCTAATLRMYIERKEWDVENIHVEVELENYPLTKRAVFKRDITFEGILDDEQLKRLHIIADACPVHKILTNDIEILTKFS, encoded by the coding sequence ATGGCGGTAACGGTAAAAGCAAGTTTAGGAAAAACAAAATATTATACGGAGGTAACGGCTGGCGAAAACCAGATCATTACTGATGAGCCTATCGATAAAGGCGGACAGAATAAAGGGTTCAATCCTCTGGAAATTCTGGCCACTTCTCTGGCAAGCTGTACAGCTGCTACTCTCAGAATGTATATCGAAAGGAAAGAATGGGATGTGGAAAATATCCATGTGGAAGTAGAACTCGAAAATTATCCACTCACCAAAAGAGCAGTTTTCAAAAGAGATATCACCTTTGAAGGGATTCTGGATGATGAGCAGCTAAAAAGACTGCACATTATTGCTGATGCCTGCCCTGTTCATAAAATACTAACTAACGACATAGAAATATTAACTAAATTCTCATAG
- a CDS encoding (4Fe-4S)-binding protein, whose protein sequence is MEIHEYTNGPITVIWQPQKCIHSTVCVKMLPKVYNPKERPWIKAENATPEELKEQIDQCPSGALSYKFNTEK, encoded by the coding sequence ATGGAAATACACGAATATACCAACGGTCCCATCACTGTCATCTGGCAGCCCCAGAAGTGTATCCACTCAACTGTATGCGTAAAAATGCTTCCAAAGGTCTACAATCCTAAAGAGAGACCCTGGATAAAGGCAGAAAATGCAACCCCGGAAGAACTTAAAGAGCAGATAGACCAATGCCCTTCCGGAGCATTAAGTTATAAATTCAACACAGAAAAATAA